ttagggagggagagggagtgaTGTTTTTGATGCTCTATTACTTTAGCTGAAGGATTTTCTATCAGTCTTCACAATCTGTCTTGAAATGGTTCCCATCAGCCACTTCATGCAGGAATCCAAGGCGCTaagaaacatatacacacacacatacacatacacaggcacaggcacacacacaggcccACTGGGCCCAGAGACCCACACATGCAGCAGGCTGCCAGGAAACCAGGACTCAGGGACCACCACGATCTGGAAGGAACATCAAGTCCCCAGGTACAGCCACGGCGGCTCTTGGCCCATGGTCTGGTGGCCAAGGGGGTGTCAGCTGCTGGTCACAGGTGGCGGGCCGCTTCCCAGAGGATCTGCAGAGCCATGGAGGCGCAGGGGAGCTGGGCCAGGGTGTAGGTCACGGAGCGGATGGGTGCCCGCAGCTTCCCCAGGTAGGCCACGGTGTGTACCACACGGCCCAGGAGGAAGACCAGAAAGTGCATCCAGGCCACAAAAGGGTTAGGACCCAGAAAGGAGTAGATGAagcccaggaaaaggaaagggtAGATGGTCTCCATGTCGTTCCGGTGGGCCCTGGGGAGACAAGAGGGGTGCGGTCAGCCAGGTGTTAGCTTTGGGGCCATAGGCCCTTTTGAGAGTGTCATGGAAGCTGGGGTGCTTTGACCCACCGGGGGTCATTTCAGGCATATCACACACTCAAATCCATTCATGGCCAGGTCAAGGAGATGGATACCCCAGAGTCCAGAAGAAGGCAGCTCCAAGCTTATGCTTGCAAGCAGCTGAGGCAGCGAGGCCACGTCATGGGCTGGGAGTCACAGAGGGCTACTGGTCCAGGATGCTCTTACCATACCTCTAGGGCTTGCCAGGACCCCACTCCTGCCATActctccccctccttcctctctaGCCCTTGGACACCAGGCAGGAAAAGTGGGACTCAGAGGTGCTGAGTGCTTTACAGAGCCAACGAGTGGAGGAGTTGGGATTGGAACCGAGTTCTGACTCGAGTTTGACCTCTTTACCTCCAGGGCAGGGCTTCTCTGAGTCAGGCCTGAGGTCATCCTCCTTCTGAATGCAGCTTCCTGGGCGCCTCCCGAGTAGAAGGGGCTAGAGCCCAAGAGCAGGCCTTTGAAATGAATGCCGGGCTCTGTCTCCTTCTTCCCCTAAATCTAAGTACCACCTATCCTTTCAGGGACAAACATAACAAGATCCGCTTCCACTCACTGGAGCCAGCCCCACTGGCTTCCACTCACCGATGGCCAGCCCCCAGTGAAGCTGTTCATTTTACACATCCTTTCCTGCCTCTTTTTTTGTTGAAAGGAATCaagcatgtgcatatgtgtggcGGGGGCGGAGGGGCTCTGTATAACCCCACCATAAATAAATGACCaagaaagaaaactcagaaaactCACCTACTTCTGCTGGTTCACATTTTCCAGACTCCTACTAATGGCCGGCTTCCTTTATGAAGGGTGGGGAGGTTGAGTCCCATAAATTAGAGACTGAATGAGCAACTAAACCCATAGATTGCCACATTGGAAGCTCAAATAAACAGGAATTCAGTGCCCAGGGCATGACCTCCCCCAAGGACAGGCCACGCGTGTGAGGTGCAGGAACAGAAGCATGTTCTCCAGGCCTTCCTGCTGACATACATTCCACCGATAACACCGTCTCCTCGGGCCAGGCCCAGACTAGCAGCACTGAGTGGGGACCCACTGCAAggtcctcctcttccctcccactGGCAAGACGATCCTTGGGCCAGGGCGATGGTGTGTGGGCCTGACCAAAAGGAAAGAGGGGGCCTGGAGTGCTTGGCCACCTCACACTGTAGGAAGCTCTGCAGCGTGCCTGGGGTGCGGGTGGGCAGGGAAAGAGACATCCGTGCAGAAGCCTGAATGATGAGAAGCTGGCCCCGGAGGGGAAAAGCATTCcaggaaggaagagcagtgtgtgcaaaggtcctgaggtcaGAATAAGCACAGTGTGTTCAATGTGCAGAAAAGTGACCCCATGGCTACAGTGTGGTGCACGAGAGAGTGAGGCAGAATAAGAGCAGGAGAGGAATTCAATCTGAGTGTACAAAACTCCTGTAAACCCAGCAGGGCCTAGATCTTTCTCAGGCCAAACTCAGGACACAGCACCTGGCGTCTGGGTCCCCATATCTCGAGACTGATATGAACCCCTCTTCTCCTTTTCCCGCAGATCCTGACCTCGCGACCCAGACACAAGGAAAGCAAGTCTGTGGCAGGGCAGGTCTCACCCAGCGGTGGGGAACACTGTGGCCTGCCTGTGTCAGAGGCTGGCTCTGGATAGATCCTGGGGTACTGCCCTCAGGGAAGACATAAGAGGGAGAGTACAgactcaacgcctgtaatcccagcactttgggaggctaaggcgggcgaatcacctaaggtcaggagtttgagaccagcctggccaacatggtgaaaccctgtctctacgaaaaatacaaaattagccagccgtggtggtgcatgcctgtaatcccagctactcgggaggctgaggcaggagaatcacttgaaccgggcaggcggaggttgcagtgagctgagatcgtgccattgtactccagcctgggcaaaaagagggaaactccctctcaaaaaaataaataaataaaataaaagagagggagaaacCAAAGACTGGGGCCATCTCCCTGTCAAGTAAGTCCGTTACCAGGACTGATGAGGAAAGGCAATAGATGTTCCTCCAAAATCACTCCatccttggccaggtgcagtggctcatgcctgtaatcccagcactttgggaggctgaggcgggtggatcacttgaggacaggagtttgagacctacctggccaacatggcaaaatcccatctctagtaaaagtacaaaaaaaaaaaaaaattagttggacatggtggtgtgtgcttgtaatcccagctacttgggaggctgaggcagggaatcacttgaacctgggaggtggaggttgcagtgagccaagattgtgccactgcactccagcctgggcgacagagtgagtgagactctgtctcaaaaaaaaaaaaaaaaaccaaaacacaaaacaaaacaaaaatcactctGTCCTCTGGCAATGGAGCTGTGGGTACCCACATCCCCCTACAGGCTGATTAGAGGGACACCGTTGGGAAACCCATTTTTGATTATGTCCCAAGATGAGGTCTGCCTGTCACAAGTGATTCACAGGGGAGTGCCACCTGGATGAGGAGTTTTGTaatgtttatttgaaaatttcagGAAAAGCACAACCAGCATATGCAACCCATTCACTCAGCTATTCCTTAAAGTATGTGTTGATATTTTAAGAGTaagtcctttgggaggctgaggcgggcagatcacgaggtcaggagatcgagaccatcctggctaatatggtgaaaccccatctctactaaaaatacaaaaatcagtcaggcgtggtggcaggcgcctgtagtcccagctactcgggaggctgaggcaggggaatctcttgaacccgggaggcagaggttgcagtgagctgagatcgtgccactgcactccagcctgggcaacagagcgagactccatctcaagaaaaaaaaaaaaatagagtaagtCAATGTTTGGAAAGCTGTTAAGAGAATCATGGTACAGATAGTTCACAAACATAGCCAATCCCTGAAGAGTGGGTGAAGGAAAGAAGTTGGGGAACACAGGGCGGGAAGGAGGAGCAAGACGGGAAGTTCATGGCAGATGTGGATCCTGCTCTGCCTGGCACGTCTGCAGGCTGGGGAGGAGCAGGCCTTGCAGAAAAAGCAGGGACTGAGCCCCACCTTCTGTTTCCAGCCATTGGGCAGCAATTCAGCGGTCACCAGCGTAGGAGGAGAGGTGGTCAGGAGCTCTGACTGTCAGCCCCTGGGGCTGGCCCAGCCCTCCCTCCCTCGCCTGGTCTGTCTCAAACCGCAGAGGGGCCCCTCCGAGGCTGCAGTGGCCAGAGACCGGGAGCAATGGAGACACCAATGAATGATGGAAGAAAGCTCAcctccctcttcccacctccaGGCTCCAAAGCGAGAGACATGGAGGCAGGCACGTACCACAGACATGCTTGGGTGAAATGCATCATTCAAATAATAACCATTTTTTTAAGGTAAAAGCCACCCAAAGCAAATTCCTGCTAGACTGGACTTGTATCGCCTCCTGCAGCATCAGGCCTGCCCTCACCCTCCACAGACTTTTCCACACCAGCTGAATTTTCCTGCATAGGTGACAGCGGTGAGGACAGTGATCCCCAGATGGCCAGGACAGAGACAACCGCTGGCTGCTCCACAGggtctcctcttctctcccccagccctgcTGGCATCCACAGTGGCAATTTCCTTGACTTTGTGTCAGGGTTGATACAATGCAGTGCCTGCTTCGTTTCAAAGGCAGGTATACAAGACAGTGAAATCGCCTTCCCGTAGGGGGACAGCCTCGGGAGCAGAGCCGAGAGTGCCAGGCTCCTCCTCAGAGTGCCAAGTGAGTGAATTCCTGGAAAGTGCTTACAACACTCCTGGACACTGAGTagggagatctttttttttttttttttttttgagacagagtctcactctgtgccccaggctggagtgcagtggcgtgatctcggctcactgcaacctccacctcctggattcaagtgattctcatgcttcagcctcctgagtagctgagactacaggcgagccccaccacgcctggctaatttttgtatttttagtagagacggggttttgccatgttggccaggctggtctcaaactcctaagctcaggtgatatacccgccgcagcctcccaaagtgcagggattacagatgtaagccactgtgctcggctgaGTAGGGAGATTTTAAGCAAGCCGCCATCTCCTCCATTGCCATCACCAGCCCTGTCCTGGACACCGTCGCTAAAGCTCACTTCACCCTCTTGGCTTTGCCAGACTTTCTGACTGCCCTCAGATGCTCAGGCCAAATGAATCAAAAGCACGttatggggctgggtgtggtggcacacacctgtgatctcaggctgaagtgggaggatcacttgagccctggagtttggaatcagcctgagcaacatagcaagatcccgtctctacaacaataaaaatttaaaaattagccaggcatggtggcatgtgtctgtggtcccagctactcaggaggctgaggtgagaagatcatttgagccaaggaggtcaaggcgTCAGTGAGCCGGGATTccgctgcagtccagcctgggcgacagagcaagaccctgtcaccaaaaaaaaaaaaaagaccgggcaaggtggctcacgcctgtaatcccaacactttggggaggccgaggcaggtgggtcacttgagttcaggagttcaagaccagcctagccaacatggtgaaatcctgtgtctactaaaaatacaaaaattagccaggtgtggtggcaggcacctgtaatcccagctactcaggaggctgaggcagaagaatcacttgaacccgggaggcagaggttgcagtgagccgaaaccacaccactgcactccagcctggacaacaagagtccatctcaaaaaaaaaaaatttttttttttttgagcacttcACGGTGCAGCTGGAAGGGAGTGTTAGGCTGGAAACCTCCAGTTCTGCTGTGGTGCTTATTAGCTCCACGGCCTCAGGcaagtctctctcactctctgggACTGTGTTCACTGTGTACAAAATGTACATGCTGGATGACATCTAAGGGACTTCTAGGGCTGACATTTTGGGACCCAATTTCCTGACAAACCAGTTCACTCAGTTTAAGTCTATACGCTCCAAACAGAAATGCTCCAAGCTTAGGTCGCACGTTTGCCTCCCTTCTTTGGGACCACACAGGTAACCCCTCTGTACAGTTCCACACACCCAACCTCAGATTCTGGCCCAAATATACATTGCCAGGAACTCCGGATAGGTATCCTGAAAAGGTGGCTGGTCCCTGGCTTCTCCCAGAACTAGGCTTACATTTGGACTCCAGCATGTGCTAACCTGCAAGGCAGATTTATGCTCCAAGAACCAAGACTGAAGTGCTTTCCTATTTGACAGAAGGGTGACTTGAATCATACCATAAACCCTGGTCTAATATTTAACCAACTTTTGCTTCCAGGTGGTCTCCCTCTTCGGGTTCCAGCCAGTTCTCCGGTAGCAGATGGCAGGATATAGAATTCTCTTAGTTCTGCACGCTCAAGTTTCCATGAGGTTTGTGAAATCAGGTAGCAGAggaggggcccaggggacccaggCACTCCCCAGGTCTGACATGGGCCCAGTGTACAGTTGGCCTCCAGTAAGTCCTCACCAAATGGCTATAAAGTATTATTAGATAAGAGGCACTCAGAAAGTGCTGAAATGAATTTCAACCATTTAAACCCCAGTACTATAGATGATGGGTTATTttgggctgggcgcaatggctcacacctgtaatcccagcactttggaaggctgaggcaggtggatcacctgaggtcaggagttcgagaccagcctggccaacacggtgaaaccctgtctctacttaaaaaaaaaaaaaaaatacaaaaattagctggcgtggtcacaggtgcctgtaatcccagctactcaagaggctgaggcaggcgaattgctcaaacccgggaggcggaggttgcagtgagccgagatcgtgccattgcatttcagcctgggagacaagagcgaaactctgtttcaaaaaaaaaaaaaaaaagaaaaagaaagaaagaaagaagaaaaagagtggtTGGGTGGAAATGTCTCAGCACCACCCAGGTCTATTGTCTCTCCATGGGGCGTGGTTTCAGCCAGTAAAAATAAACCAAGTATATGTAAGGCCACTTGGCCACTCCTGTGCCACATGAAAGCTTTGCTACATAAAACCTCTGCAGCCTGGGAGGAGCCAAAACGCATCCTCTTGGTGGCTGCTGTGAGCTGGCCCCGGGTGACCCACCATTCTGGCCTCCTGCTGCCTGGACAGCTCATCCCATCCTTCTCCACTGTCCAGGAGGGCCACGACAGCCAGGGACAGGAGTCACCAATGGAAGTCATGTATGGAGAAGGCTTTTGTTCATGAAAGTACAgccagtgcttagcacagtgtcttgGATGTAGTAAGTGCTCATTAATGGAGAGACGGGCCTCATATGAAGGATTTGAAAGGGTGAAATAGCAAGGAACTTCACTTCCTACACGACACaggtctgtaatttttttaaaaccacaagtGGACATATTACTGTCAATGGCcaagaaaaacataagaaaaaaaaacccacagactttctttcaagtgaaagaaatttgtattatttaaatgaCAGTGTCCCACCCATTTCCGCCTGTGGTGCAGGGGAATGTGTTGAGACCCGTGCGACAGTTtgtctccggcctcagcctgtcCAGCTCTCCGTCCTCCCTACTTCCCCTTCAAGCTCTTCTGATGACCCCAACCCCTGGAGTGCCACCGCCTCACTCTCCAGCTAACTGGTAAAAGATGGCAGACACTGCCAAAAAAATTTTGATATTGACTGTGATTATGTGAAATTAGCATTTAGTCTCTGAAGGGATTTTACGAAGCCAGTTttttaagaatctttttttttgagatggagtctcgctctatcccccaagctggagtgcagcggcacaatctcggcttactgcaacctccgcctcctgggttcatgctattctccctcctcagcctcccgagtagctgggactacaggcccgtgccaccatgcccagctaatttttgtatttttagtggagacagggtttcgccatgctggccaggctggcctagaactcctgacctcaagtgatctgccggccgttgaaaatgttgggattataggcatgagctaccacatctggTCAAGAGTAATTTTTTTAGTAACATTTACCAACATGGAAAGTGTCTgcaaaataatgttaataaaagaaaatcagaacTCCAAATTGGGTGTACCTAATGCATGCCtaattttatggaaaatatttaGCTATAGAAGACAAAGAGGAGAGAGATGCAAGTGTGAACTGTGATTAGAACTGTGAgtggttttcctttctgtctctgtgctTTTTCAGTATTACCCAAATCGTCTGTAATGAGTTCTGATTTTTATAATGAGGAAATTCATTTTAATTGACCAGGGGGATgttaagcatatgaaaagatgttcaacttcaCTAAGAAtaaagaagtgccaagcaaaatgaaaatgtgatataAATTTTCACCTATCACCTTGGTAGGGATCCACCCAAATATGCCAATACAATGAGTTGTCAGTTGAGTTGTCAGAGGGATGGAAAAATGGCTCCCATACAAGTAGTGGGAAATGATTTTGTTGCATCCTGCGGTTTTGCTCACACATACC
The nucleotide sequence above comes from Pongo pygmaeus isolate AG05252 chromosome 13, NHGRI_mPonPyg2-v2.0_pri, whole genome shotgun sequence. Encoded proteins:
- the PTGES gene encoding prostaglandin E synthase; this translates as MPAHSLAMSSPALPAFLLCSTLLVIKMYVVAIITGQVRLRKKAFANPEDALRHGGPQYCRSDPDVERCLRAHRNDMETIYPFLFLGFIYSFLGPNPFVAWMHFLVFLLGRVVHTVAYLGKLRAPIRSVTYTLAQLPCASMALQILWEAARHL